In Alkalihalobacillus sp. FSL W8-0930, a single window of DNA contains:
- a CDS encoding M42 family metallopeptidase — translation MQEDKQLKMLKDLTDAKGISGFEAEARKVMNTYIAPYADDVYTDRLGSLVAKKTGSQKGPKIMVAGHLDEIGFMVTSIDSKGFLRFQTVGGWWGQVMLAQRVTVVTEHGEVPGIIGSKPPHILTPEARKKPVEIKDMFIDIGAESKEQAEEFGVRPGDAIVPVCEFTVMKNEKLLMAKAWDNRIGCAIAIDVLRLLKDVDHPNTVYGVGTVQEEVGLRGAKTSAALIQPDIGFGVDVGIAGDTPGITENEALAKMGNGPQIVLYDASMIAHKGLRDFVVKTADEHNIPYQFESMAGGGTDSGAIHLTANGVPSLSITVATRYIHTHAAILHRDDYENAVKLIVEVIKKLDTETVKTITYS, via the coding sequence ATGCAAGAAGATAAACAGCTTAAAATGTTGAAGGATTTAACGGATGCAAAAGGAATATCTGGTTTTGAAGCAGAAGCTCGGAAGGTCATGAATACATATATCGCTCCCTATGCAGATGACGTGTATACGGACAGACTTGGAAGCTTGGTTGCTAAGAAAACTGGCTCACAAAAAGGACCAAAAATTATGGTTGCAGGTCACTTAGATGAAATCGGCTTTATGGTTACATCTATTGATAGTAAAGGGTTTCTTCGGTTTCAAACAGTAGGAGGCTGGTGGGGACAGGTGATGCTGGCTCAACGAGTAACGGTTGTAACCGAACATGGTGAAGTGCCAGGTATTATCGGTTCAAAGCCGCCGCACATTTTAACTCCAGAAGCGAGAAAGAAACCGGTCGAGATCAAGGATATGTTTATTGATATCGGAGCGGAGAGCAAAGAACAAGCAGAGGAATTTGGTGTGCGTCCTGGTGATGCGATTGTACCAGTGTGTGAATTCACCGTCATGAAAAACGAGAAGTTACTTATGGCGAAAGCATGGGATAACCGTATCGGCTGTGCCATCGCGATCGATGTATTAAGACTGCTTAAAGACGTGGATCATCCGAATACGGTTTACGGAGTAGGGACCGTTCAAGAAGAGGTTGGTTTAAGAGGGGCAAAAACATCAGCTGCACTTATCCAGCCAGATATCGGCTTTGGGGTTGACGTGGGAATTGCCGGAGATACTCCGGGGATTACAGAAAACGAAGCCCTTGCAAAAATGGGAAATGGGCCTCAGATTGTGTTATACGATGCGTCAATGATTGCGCATAAGGGACTACGTGACTTTGTTGTAAAAACAGCGGATGAGCACAATATTCCTTATCAATTCGAATCAATGGCAGGCGGAGGAACAGACTCAGGTGCGATTCATCTTACTGCAAATGGGGTTCCGTCTCTTTCCATTACGGTTGCCACTCGTTACATTCATACACATGCAGCCATTCTGCACCGCGATGACTATGAGAATGCAGTGAAGCTAATCGTGGAAGTAATTAAAAAGCTTGATACAGAAACCGTGAAAACCATTACGTATTCATAA
- a CDS encoding sigma-w pathway protein ysdB: MMVIIFRLMFLLAILIVVYSIVKYFFHPLRKLEKAHSHQQFFFLDDPKDVRKNFSLTYKGVMFEGEKYMGATESSFDIVTIYIWTKDYNALQGLGRDDFQYIEEDIKTRYPKANVEWKSPIKEFLRDQRKE; encoded by the coding sequence ATGATGGTTATTATCTTTAGACTCATGTTTCTACTAGCCATTTTAATTGTCGTATACAGTATTGTAAAATACTTTTTCCATCCTTTACGAAAGCTCGAGAAAGCACACAGTCACCAGCAATTTTTCTTTTTAGATGATCCAAAAGATGTTCGCAAAAACTTCTCACTTACGTACAAGGGCGTTATGTTTGAAGGGGAAAAATATATGGGAGCCACTGAATCCTCATTTGATATTGTGACAATCTATATTTGGACAAAGGATTATAATGCCTTGCAGGGCCTCGGACGAGATGATTTTCAATATATCGAGGAAGATATTAAAACGCGCTACCCTAAAGCAAACGTTGAATGGAAATCTCCTATAAAAGAATTCCTACGTGATCAGCGGAAGGAATAG